CTGGCGCTTCTTCGTACCAATACTCCGGAGAATACCAATCTCATGCGTCCTCTGCGTCACCGACATCAGCATCACATTAAAAATGCCAACCGCCGCAACAAGCAGCGCAATCGCCCCCATAGACATCATCTCCTTTGACGACGACGCAATAATATCCTTCACCGGCTGCGTCGCCGCACTCGAGTTCGTAATATCCACACGGTTCCCCTTCTTGTTCAGATACGCATTAATCTGATCCTGCATCTCGGGAGCCTTATTCACATCCTTCACCACAACCACCGCCGACTCATACCCTTTCGTAATCATCGAGTACGTATTGAAGTTCGTGTTAAACCAGCTGTTACTGCCAACAATACTGTTGTCGGATGAGATCATCAGACCCTCTCCCGTATTCTTCATAATCCCGCTGATCTTCACCTTCACATTCTTCTGCTGGCCGCTCTTATACACCGTAAAGATCAGCTCATCACCAACAGTCACCTCATTCTTCTTTGCAAACTTCGACCCCACCAGCACCTCACTCTTCACCTTTGGAAACTTTCCTGACTCAAGGACAAACATCGACGGCAGATACTCGTTCTCAATTCCATAGATCGTAACATACCTGCTCCAGAAATCATTCGGATCTTTTTCCTGCCGTTTCTTATCCGAGTACTCATCCTCCACAATCTCAAAGGTAGACATCGTCTGCTTGTAAGGAATCACCGGATACGGAGCCGTAATCTTTGAAAGTTCCCGGATCTGTTTATCAGTAATCCCCTCCATCTCAGGCTGGACATATTCTCTGCTCGTGGACACCGAACTCACCGCCACAGCTCCTCCGGACTTCACGCCATAGAAATTGTTCGTCTGCTCCTGCTGCTGCCACAGATACGTATAGTTGACCTGAAGATAAATCGACTCACCAATCTCGTTCATCGACTGAAACTGTGAGTTCTCCAGAATTGCCCCTGACATTCCCGTCGTCGCAATAGCTACGATACCAATGGTAATTCCAAGAATCGCCAAAATTGATCTAAATTTATTCAGCCTGAGGTTGCGAAGTGCCAGCTGAAAAAATATGAGTGGATTCATGCGTGATGATTATTTTCTGGTTCGTAAGACAACACCAAGAGCAACGAGGCCGACAACTGCAAAGGCTGGAATCAGTACAGGTGTGGACTGCGGGGCAACGTCCTCTGTTGGCGTCAGATCATAATCGATGATGCTGACAACATTTTGTTCCTGATGATACATGTTCAGCTCATCCTGATAGGTGACAATGATGGGAACTGTTGTTGCCTCTCCCTTTACCGAGAAGGTGATCTCAAACTCTCCGTTGTCGTTTCCTTCAATAACACCAAGTGCTGCCTGATAGGAGCCTTCCGGAACTGCCGGGGGTCCTGCAACAACAACGACTGAGGAGATGTCACGAAGACCTGGGTTGTAGACTGAACCGGTAACTGTGTACTTGTTATTGTATTTTGTTGCAACCAGATCAGAGATGACGACACTGCTGCTGCCGGTGACGTAGACCGGAATCTCAACAGTGCTTGAATGAATATTTTTTCCGTTGCGGTACTCGGCGGTGACGATAAGTTTGGTATCTCCTGATGTAGAGATGTCGATCTCAATATCTGTGTAGTTGTTTGCGGTGACCGTTCCGATGAAGTAACCGTCCTGCCGGCTGGTGATGCCGTCTCCGCCTATTGATACGGTAAGGCCGGTGATCTGGTATGCACGCGGGTTTCCGATTCTGAGTTTGTATTTGCCCATGCTTCCTTTGGAGATCATGTTGGGCTTTTCGATTATCTGGATGCTTAAGTCAGAGTTGTCGATCTCAATTGGAACCTGTACTCTGACAGGGTTAGCAACACTTTCTCCTCCGGTCACGGTGTAGTCAACCGAGAAGTACGGGTATGCCATTCCTGCAGTGGTGGATCCTGTTGGTTTGATCTGAAGGCTGACCGAGGTCTCGCCTCCTGCTCCGAGAAGTCCGACCGGTACCATCTGTTTGCTGTTAAGGTACTGGAACTGGCCGCCGAGCAGTGTGGGCATGCCGACGTTTACCGGTGTGGTTCCGACATTTTTGAGTTTGACGGTGAGAACTCCTTCATCTCCTGGGTAGAAGACTTTGGGATCCAGATCATATCCGGTTACAATTACCTGACCGGTTGTTGTGGTTTCTGCTGCTGCGGCTGTTCCGGTCAGGGAACAGATTAGTAATACGCACAATAATGATCCGATGATCGCTGTGCGGTTTGTCACTCTCATACCGAAACCGTTGGTTCTCTATCTATATGAATGTAATCAATAATTTACATTATGTAATTGTATGGCTACAATCTTTTTGCGATGGAGTCGACCGCGACGAAGACTGCGTCCATCTCCGGCTTCATGATTGCGACAGGTACGTCTACGATTCGTTCGATGAGCGAGGCGAGAATCGGGGCACAGATGATTGCTGCTGCTCCGTCATATCGTGCTCGGACTGCGGCGAGGATGCAGTCGTCGAGTGAGTTTGCGGTGTAGCCTTTGATGCGGTACTCGACTCCTCCGATGTCAACTTTTGTTCCTTCGATCTCGTCAAGAAGGAACTTTGCTGCAATGAGTGCGATGAATTTTCCATGATGCGGCGAAAATACTCCGACGATTTTTCGAACTGTGGAGAGTCTTGGGTCCCGTTCTCCGGAGGATATTTTATAGAGGGTGACCGGAGGGATTCCTGTGGCTTCGGCGAGTTGACGCACTGTCATTCCTCTTCGGTCAAGCTCCTCGGAGAGTGCGGTTTTGAAATCAGTTTCAAATATTCGTTGTTCAAACATGTTGATATTATTGTATGAGGTTTATGATAAATACTCTACGCCGAGTTGGTTTGATGCGGTTTTTGTTTGGTGTCTAACGAAAAATAAAAAAAGAATCTATTTTGTGAGCAGATGATTTGCCACTTTGATGAACAGGCACTCGCCGGTATCCAGCTCATAAAATGTATCTGCCTTCTTGTCGATCTTTGCATCAGCTCTCCAGAACTTGCAGTCCTTCCCCATGCAGCGTTCCTGTGTCAGCGGACAAATAATACCCATCTTTTCTGAAAGTATTGAACCGAAGTAATAAATCACTTTCGATTCATCGGATTTTATCTATTATCTCGGTGGGCACCAGAACGTGCCGGTCCATCTCAAAAAAATAAAAAAAATAAATGAAAAAAATCAGAGAGAGATCATCGAAGCTGTGATCATCGTCCCGACACCGTCATCGGTGAACAGTTCCAGAAGCAGATTGTGCTCTGCATTACCGTTTACAATGTGTGCTCCCTCAACGCCGTGACGGACCGCAGTCATACTTGCCTCAAGCTTGGGGATCATCCCGCCGGAGATCGTGCCGTCAGCCATCAGGGCATCAACATTTTTCAGAGTCAGGCGGTGGAACACCTTTGTCCGGTCCTTATCCATCACGCCGTCCACATCGGTCAGCGAGATCAGCTTGAACGCCTTGAGGGCAACGGCAATCTCGCCAGCCATCGTGTCCGCGTTGATGTTCAGATCATTTCCTTTCCGGTCGATTGCGAGCGGTGAAACCACTGGAATGTATCCTGCGTCAAGCAGTGTTTCAAGAAGTTTTGAGTTGATCTCGCGAATCTCGCCGACAAACCCGAGGTCAACCTCCTCCTCATGATCACCGACCTTGATCTTCTTCAAGGGCATCTTCTCTGCAATCACCAGTCCGCCGTCGTTGCCGGATACTCCGACCCCTCGGGCACCGTTCTTTGCAATCAGGCTCACAATTGCGCTGCTGATCTTTCCGGCCAAAACCATCTGGGCGATCTCAAGCGTCTCTGCATCCGTCACCCGCAGACCGCCGATGAACTTCGGCTCTTTGCCAAGAGCCTGCATTTTCTGCGTAATCTCCGGGCCTCCGCCGTGCACGAGCACAACCCGCATGCCGACATAGTGAAGAAGCACTGCATCCTCAATCACCGTGTTCATGATCTTTGGATCAACCATCGCGTGGCCGCCAAGCTTAATCACAATTGTTTTTCCGTGAAACTTCCGAATGTACGGAAGCGCCTCCATTAACACACTCTGCCGGTTCATGTTGTATACTTCCCGTTAATCTCCACATATTTTTCCGTCAGGTCGCAGCCCCAGGCAACAGCCTCTTTCTTGCCTGACTCAAGGGTGATCGTGAACACCACACGTTTTCCTGCCATCGCAGCCTTTGCTTTCACAAGGTCTGCGGTGATCTCTCCCTTGTGCACGAGCTCGGTCTCGCCTTCTCCTTCACCAATCGAAAGAGACAGCTCGTCAATGGCAAACTCAACGCCTGAGTATCCTGCGGCGCAAACGACCCGACCCCAGTTCGGGTCCTCGCCGTAGACCGCACTCTTCACCAGCGGTGAAGTGATGACAGCTTTGGCAATCTTTTCTGCATCCTTTTCACGGGCAGCTCCGGTGACGCGGACCTCGATCAGTTTTGTCGCTCCTTCGCCGTCGGCTGCAATCTGTTTTGCAAGAGAGATGCAGCACTCTTCAAGAGCTGCGGCAAACTCTTTTTTTGGCACACGACCTGCTTCACCGGTTGCCGTACAGAAGAGAGAGTCGTTGGTACTCTCGTCGCCGTCAACAACGACGCGGTTCAGACTCCGCTGGACTGCGGTCTTCAGAGTTTCGTGAAGTCGCTCGGAGGGGACCTCCGCGTCGGTGTAGACGAAGGAGAGCATGGTTCCCATGTTGGGCGCGATCATTCCCGAGCCTTTGCAGATACCTGCGATGGTAAACCCTTCGCGCTGGACGAGGGCATGCTTCTGCACAAGGTCAGTGGTCATGATCGCTTTTGCGGCGGCAATCTCCGCCTCTGCGGAGTGGGCAAGTTTTCCGGCAACATCAGTGCTCTGCCTGCGGATGAGATCAAGGTCGAGATATCTGCCGATAACTCCGGTACTTGCAACGCCTGTTTCTTTTTCAGAGATGCCGAGGGCTTCGGCACCTATCGCTGCCATGGTCTTTGCATCCTCGTATCCGCGTTTGCCTGTGTAGGCATTGGCGCATCCGCTGTTTACGATGACGCCTGCAAGTTTCCCGCGTCTGGTACGTTCAGCCATGAGGTTGACGACCGGTGCACGGACTTTGTTGGTGGTAAAGACTGCGGCTCCGGTTCCGGATGCTTTGATAAGCGCAAGGCCGAATTTTCCTTCTTTTATGCCCCAGGCGCTGACGCCTTCAACAGCACAGATACTTTGCATAGAGATTCCTGTGTATTATATTTGTTCGAGCTATCTTGAACCTTGTTAAGGAAACATTCCGGGCATCCGAAGTCCGTCGGTTTCGGCAAATCCGCACATGATGTTCATGTTCTGAACTGCCTGGCCGGATGCTCCTTTGACGAGGTTGTCGATTGCAGAGACTGCGACCAACCGTGTTCCGTCAGCTTCGAGTTCGAAGTTGATGTCGCAGAAGTTTGAGCCGCGGACGCCGCCAAGTTTTGCGGTTTGCAATCTGACGAACGGTTCGTTTTTGTAGAATGATTCGTAGCGTTTCTGCACCTCTTCGAGGGTGACCGGTTTTTTGAAGAGGATGTGAGCGGTTGTGATGATGCCGCGGATTGCGGGAAGCAGGTGAGGGGTGAAGTAGATTTTTGCGGTTGAGCCTAAGAACTCTGCTTCCTGTTTCATCTCCGGCAGGTGGCGGTGGGCTGTTATTTTGTAAGGCGCGATGTTTTCATCGACGTTTGGATAGTGGGTGGTCTCGGAGACTGAGTCGCCTGCTCCGGACACGCCGCTCTTTGAGTCGTAAATTATTTGCGCAGCAAGGTCAGCGACCGGTGCTGCGGCAAGGGTTGCGCCTGTTGGGAAACAGCCAGGGTTTGCGACGAAGTCTGCGCCGCGGATATCTTTTCGGTGGAGTTCGGGGATGCCGTACGGGGCTTTGAAGTATGCAGTGTGTTTGACACCGTAGGTTTTTTCGTAGATGGTCTGCGGGAGCCGGTAGTCGGCGCTGAGATCAACGGTTTTGATGCCGCGCTCTTTGAGGCGCAGGGCATACTGCATTGCGGCTGTATGGGGGACTGCGAGAAATGCGAAGTCCGCGTCGATTTTGTCGACGGATGGGTTGGTATAGTCGAGGTCGATGAGATTTTTCAGGTGTATGTGGTCTTTGGTTACGGGGGTTCCCGCGAGTTTGCGGGAGGTGGCACAGACGAGGTTTGCCTGTGAGTGTGTCAGGAGGAGTCTGATGAGGTCTCCTCCTGCGTATCCGGATGCGCCGACAATCGCAATATCCATGGGTACTGTATGGGACGCGGGAGAGATTAAATTCTGTTGTATTGTTGGAAAAAAGAGGATGTTATTCTGGTTCCCAGCCTGAGTCGTAGATGCTTTCCGGCTCTTGTGCTGGTTTTTTCTCAGATTTTTTCTCGGATTTCTCCTCAGATTTTTTCGGTTCAGGTTTTTTGGGGTTCTGCAGTTTTTCTGCGAGGGTTTCAAACTCTCCTCTTCGTTCAAGACCTGCGATGAGGTCCTGGGGGAGTGCTTCGATGCCGCGATGGGCGCCAAGGTATGCGCCGCAGATGAGGGTGATGGTGTCTGCGTTGCCGCCGCATGAGGAGGCGCAGGCGAGGAGTTCTTCGGGGTCTTTGAAGCGGTTGCAGAGGAATATTGCGAGCGGCAGGGTGTGATAGACTGAGGAGGAGTTACCAATTGCTGCGAGAGATTCGGTGATCTGCATGCCGGTTTTTTCGATGCGTACTGCGTTGCTGATTCTTGCGGCGAGGTCAGGGTTCATGTTTTGTGCGGCGGTGATGAGCGCCTGATATGCGTCGTCCGGGCTGCCGGTTTCAATGAGGGTGTTGAGCATGAGGGCAAGGCCGATTGTTGCGGCGTGTGCTCCCGGGTGGGTGTGGGTGATGCTACATGCTTCAAGAAGTTTCGGCGCCATTTCTTTGCGGTCTTTGTAGGCGAGGGCAAAAGGTACGGCAAGAGAGATGCAACCGGCGCTGTCTGAGTAGACACCTGAGCCGATAAAATCGTTGGTGGTCTGCATGCGTTTGCATGCGGCATAGATGGTTCCGTCAGGGTAGCGGAATTTGTTGAGGTTGTGGGTCCGGAGAAGGTCTTTGGCGTATGTTTCCGGATCCCATGATGCGTCAGCGAGAAGACGGGCTGCTGCGAGCATTATTTGTGAGTCGTCGGTGTACTGGCCTGGAAGGAGGTCATGGTTTGGGTGGCCTTTGTATGCACGTTTGAATCCGAGGGTGACTCCGATGAACCGGCTCACAGTGGTTTCGCCGGGCATTCCAAGGGCGTCGCCGAGTACGGCACCGAGGAGGCATCCCTTGTATTTGTTCAGCATGTATTATTCTATTGGAGGGAAGGGGATTAATGGTTATGGTGTGGGTTTTTTGATGGTTTTTCGATTGGTAGGATACAATGTGTGGTTGTGGTAGGATTCAATTTTGGTGGTTTGCGGGTTGTTGTACTTTGGGTGTTTTTTTGTGCGGAGTTTTGCTATTGATGTGGGGTGGGTTCGTTGATTGATGAAGCCTGTAAGGGTTGCATTTTGTGGGTGTTTTTGGTAGGATTTTCAACTTTGCGACGATATGTTTTGCGGCTTTTAGTGATTTTGTGTGGTGATTTTAGTGTATTTGATGAATGTGCGGCAATTTTTGGAAGGGCGGTTACATCCTCACTTAGGAGGAATTAAATTTGAACAAAAACATGAAAATGATGGCCGTTCTCGCCGTTCTGCTTGCAGCAGCGCTCTTTGTAGGAGCAGCATCTGCGACACCAGTGCTCGAGATTGGCGATGTTACAGGGCCATATACAGTGGGAGACCCAGTAGATATCTCTGTAACAATTTCAGAAAGCGCGGAAGAGACTATCACCGCTCTGAATATCTATGATGATGGCAATCAGCAGATTGGTACATATTCACTGTCCACAATAGAGGATAATTCCTTTAATGTCGAAACAACATTCGCCAAGGATGGAACTTATGATATCACTGCTAAGCTCATGAATAGTGATACAGAGGTAGTAGCATCAACACCCAAAGAGGTTACTGTAATTGATCCCGATGCACCGGTTATCACACTCGCAGCAGATCCGGAAACAGTCGTCGAGGGTCAGACCTTTACCGTCACTGTTACTGGTGAGAATTATGTTGATGAGACAGTAACTGTAACTGTATCCTAT
This DNA window, taken from Methanorbis furvi, encodes the following:
- a CDS encoding ADP-ribosylglycohydrolase family protein, producing MLNKYKGCLLGAVLGDALGMPGETTVSRFIGVTLGFKRAYKGHPNHDLLPGQYTDDSQIMLAAARLLADASWDPETYAKDLLRTHNLNKFRYPDGTIYAACKRMQTTNDFIGSGVYSDSAGCISLAVPFALAYKDRKEMAPKLLEACSITHTHPGAHAATIGLALMLNTLIETGSPDDAYQALITAAQNMNPDLAARISNAVRIEKTGMQITESLAAIGNSSSVYHTLPLAIFLCNRFKDPEELLACASSCGGNADTITLICGAYLGAHRGIEALPQDLIAGLERRGEFETLAEKLQNPKKPEPKKSEEKSEKKSEKKPAQEPESIYDSGWEPE
- a CDS encoding helix-turn-helix domain-containing protein produces the protein MFEQRIFETDFKTALSEELDRRGMTVRQLAEATGIPPVTLYKISSGERDPRLSTVRKIVGVFSPHHGKFIALIAAKFLLDEIEGTKVDIGGVEYRIKGYTANSLDDCILAAVRARYDGAAAIICAPILASLIERIVDVPVAIMKPEMDAVFVAVDSIAKRL
- the argB gene encoding acetylglutamate kinase, yielding MNRQSVLMEALPYIRKFHGKTIVIKLGGHAMVDPKIMNTVIEDAVLLHYVGMRVVLVHGGGPEITQKMQALGKEPKFIGGLRVTDAETLEIAQMVLAGKISSAIVSLIAKNGARGVGVSGNDGGLVIAEKMPLKKIKVGDHEEEVDLGFVGEIREINSKLLETLLDAGYIPVVSPLAIDRKGNDLNINADTMAGEIAVALKAFKLISLTDVDGVMDKDRTKVFHRLTLKNVDALMADGTISGGMIPKLEASMTAVRHGVEGAHIVNGNAEHNLLLELFTDDGVGTMITASMISL
- a CDS encoding ABC transporter permease, whose product is MNPLIFFQLALRNLRLNKFRSILAILGITIGIVAIATTGMSGAILENSQFQSMNEIGESIYLQVNYTYLWQQQEQTNNFYGVKSGGAVAVSSVSTSREYVQPEMEGITDKQIRELSKITAPYPVIPYKQTMSTFEIVEDEYSDKKRQEKDPNDFWSRYVTIYGIENEYLPSMFVLESGKFPKVKSEVLVGSKFAKKNEVTVGDELIFTVYKSGQQKNVKVKISGIMKNTGEGLMISSDNSIVGSNSWFNTNFNTYSMITKGYESAVVVVKDVNKAPEMQDQINAYLNKKGNRVDITNSSAATQPVKDIIASSSKEMMSMGAIALLVAAVGIFNVMLMSVTQRTHEIGILRSIGTKKRQILTMFLCEAGMMSVLGSIIGGLLSLVFALFKARDMIAQSAATLNPNAALMQMMGIPVDEVQVSLADVLNYTFSANVLMYIPLGILIGVTVGLLSALYPAWRAANMDPIDALNEQ
- the argJ gene encoding bifunctional ornithine acetyltransferase/N-acetylglutamate synthase, producing the protein MQSICAVEGVSAWGIKEGKFGLALIKASGTGAAVFTTNKVRAPVVNLMAERTRRGKLAGVIVNSGCANAYTGKRGYEDAKTMAAIGAEALGISEKETGVASTGVIGRYLDLDLIRRQSTDVAGKLAHSAEAEIAAAKAIMTTDLVQKHALVQREGFTIAGICKGSGMIAPNMGTMLSFVYTDAEVPSERLHETLKTAVQRSLNRVVVDGDESTNDSLFCTATGEAGRVPKKEFAAALEECCISLAKQIAADGEGATKLIEVRVTGAAREKDAEKIAKAVITSPLVKSAVYGEDPNWGRVVCAAGYSGVEFAIDELSLSIGEGEGETELVHKGEITADLVKAKAAMAGKRVVFTITLESGKKEAVAWGCDLTEKYVEINGKYTT
- the argC gene encoding N-acetyl-gamma-glutamyl-phosphate reductase: MDIAIVGASGYAGGDLIRLLLTHSQANLVCATSRKLAGTPVTKDHIHLKNLIDLDYTNPSVDKIDADFAFLAVPHTAAMQYALRLKERGIKTVDLSADYRLPQTIYEKTYGVKHTAYFKAPYGIPELHRKDIRGADFVANPGCFPTGATLAAAPVADLAAQIIYDSKSGVSGAGDSVSETTHYPNVDENIAPYKITAHRHLPEMKQEAEFLGSTAKIYFTPHLLPAIRGIITTAHILFKKPVTLEEVQKRYESFYKNEPFVRLQTAKLGGVRGSNFCDINFELEADGTRLVAVSAIDNLVKGASGQAVQNMNIMCGFAETDGLRMPGMFP